One window from the genome of Bacillus tianshenii encodes:
- a CDS encoding GNAT family N-acetyltransferase — protein MSKLDLSRFEKKMIIRNIKESDIDALLNLQKVCFPNMEPWERAHLHSHLNQFPEGQFCAEYDGQIIGSCSSLIVNFDEYDDKHTWDDITDEGYITNHDPEGYNLYGIEVMVHPEFRGMKIGRRLYEARKELAQRLNLKSIIIGGRIPNYHKHAHEMTPREYVEEVSRSNIYDPVLTFQLMNGFTLMRINPGYLPDDRQSQRYATLMEWNNIDYRPTTKRHFKTAFPVRITAIQYMMKKINSFDEFAQQVEYYTDVAADFGSDFAVFPEIFTTQLMSFLDEKSPSQAIRKLTEFTEEYIELFNELAIKYNINIVGGSHFVEENEKIYNIAYLFRRDGTIEKQYKLHVTPNENKWWGIAGGDKVKVFDTDCGKIAIVICYDIEFPEVARIATEQGAKIIFVPFCTDDRQGYLRVRYCAQARAIENQVYTVIAGTVGNLSQVENMDVQYAQSGIFTPSDFEFARDGIAGECHPNIETVVVGDVDLEILRRKRKTGSVTQLKDRRLDIYGTVYKQKD, from the coding sequence ATGTCGAAGCTTGATTTATCCAGATTTGAGAAAAAAATGATTATTCGTAATATAAAGGAAAGCGATATAGATGCACTATTAAATTTGCAAAAGGTTTGCTTTCCAAACATGGAACCATGGGAACGAGCGCATTTACATAGCCACCTTAACCAATTTCCAGAAGGGCAGTTTTGTGCTGAATATGATGGGCAAATTATCGGTTCTTGTTCTAGCTTGATTGTAAACTTTGATGAGTATGATGATAAGCATACATGGGATGACATAACTGATGAAGGCTACATTACAAATCATGATCCAGAAGGGTATAATCTGTATGGAATTGAAGTGATGGTTCATCCTGAATTTCGCGGTATGAAAATCGGTCGGCGCTTATATGAAGCTCGAAAGGAATTAGCGCAACGTCTAAATTTGAAAAGTATTATCATCGGAGGCCGTATTCCGAATTATCATAAGCATGCACATGAAATGACACCGAGGGAATATGTAGAAGAAGTCTCACGCTCAAACATTTATGATCCTGTTTTGACATTCCAGTTGATGAATGGCTTCACGTTAATGCGTATTAACCCTGGTTATTTACCGGATGATCGCCAGTCTCAACGCTATGCTACATTAATGGAATGGAATAACATTGATTATCGTCCAACGACAAAGCGTCATTTCAAAACGGCTTTCCCAGTTCGTATTACAGCGATTCAATATATGATGAAGAAGATCAATTCATTCGATGAGTTTGCGCAACAAGTTGAATACTATACAGATGTGGCAGCGGATTTTGGGTCAGACTTTGCTGTTTTCCCAGAAATTTTTACAACGCAGCTTATGTCGTTCTTAGATGAAAAGTCACCGAGTCAGGCGATACGCAAATTGACCGAGTTCACAGAGGAATACATTGAGCTATTTAATGAACTTGCAATTAAATACAACATCAACATTGTCGGCGGTTCTCATTTTGTTGAAGAAAATGAGAAGATCTACAATATTGCTTATCTATTCCGCCGGGATGGAACGATTGAAAAGCAATACAAGCTTCACGTAACACCGAACGAAAATAAATGGTGGGGAATTGCCGGCGGTGACAAAGTGAAAGTGTTTGACACTGATTGCGGTAAAATTGCCATTGTGATTTGTTATGATATTGAGTTTCCTGAAGTAGCAAGGATCGCGACAGAACAAGGCGCAAAAATTATTTTCGTTCCATTCTGTACAGACGACCGTCAAGGCTACCTGCGTGTAAGATATTGCGCTCAAGCTCGCGCGATTGAAAATCAAGTATATACGGTCATCGCTGGTACAGTCGGAAACTTGTCTCAAGTGGAGAATATGGACGTGCAATATGCACAATCAGGTATCTTCACGCCATCTGATTTCGAGTTTGCTCGTGATGGTATTGCTGGAGAGTGCCACCCGAATATTGAAACAGTTGTTGTCGGAGATGTAGACTTGGAGATTCTACGACGCAAACGAAAAACAGGTTCTGTCACACAACTTAAGGATCGCCGCTTAGACATTTATGGTACAGTATATAAGCAAAAAGATTAA
- a CDS encoding glycerol-3-phosphate responsive antiterminator: protein MSFKNQTILPAVRHMKDFDKLLGSSYEYLVLLDSHISQVKSIVQTAKRHDKKMFLHVDLIQGLKNDEFATEYLCQEIRPAGLISTRANVIVTAKKKGIYAIQRLFLLDSHALEKSYRLLEKTDPDFIEVLPGVMPNMIHEVKERTQIPIFAGGLIRTADEVQAALEAGASAITTSRSGLW from the coding sequence ATGTCGTTTAAGAATCAAACCATCCTACCTGCTGTCCGTCATATGAAAGATTTCGATAAGCTGCTAGGCAGTTCATATGAATACTTAGTTTTGTTAGACAGTCATATTAGTCAGGTGAAGAGTATTGTTCAAACAGCAAAACGACATGATAAGAAAATGTTTCTGCATGTCGATTTAATTCAAGGATTGAAAAACGATGAATTTGCTACAGAATACCTTTGCCAAGAGATCCGGCCTGCAGGGTTGATTTCTACAAGGGCGAATGTGATTGTCACAGCAAAGAAGAAAGGGATTTATGCCATTCAACGGCTATTTTTGCTCGATTCCCATGCTTTAGAAAAGAGCTACCGCCTGCTTGAAAAAACAGATCCTGATTTCATAGAAGTGTTGCCAGGCGTAATGCCAAATATGATTCATGAAGTGAAAGAACGGACCCAAATTCCAATTTTTGCAGGAGGGTTAATCCGAACTGCTGATGAGGTACAGGCTGCATTAGAAGCAGGGGCAAGCGCTATAACAACTTCAAGAAGTGGTTTGTGGTAA
- a CDS encoding MIP/aquaporin family protein, translated as MTPFIGELVGTMILIILGGGVVGGVVLKGSKAENSGWIVITFGWGLAVAMAVYAVGGISGAHINPAVTLGLAAVGDFAWSKVPLYITAQMIGAFLGAVVVFFHYLPHWKVTEDKGAKLAVFSTDPAIRSLPANLVSEVIGTFVLVLGILAIGANKFTEGLNPLIVGFLIVSIGMSLGGTTGYAINPARDLGPRIAHYLLPIIGKGSSDWSYAWVPIVGPIIGGIYGGLFYQAVFKGEITTMFYVFSIIVVALFAVAILGEKSDAKTKRVAKEEAAEIHQN; from the coding sequence ATGACGCCTTTTATTGGTGAACTAGTTGGTACGATGATTTTAATTATTCTTGGTGGCGGTGTCGTCGGCGGGGTAGTATTGAAAGGCTCAAAGGCTGAAAATTCTGGATGGATTGTAATCACATTTGGATGGGGACTAGCAGTGGCTATGGCAGTCTATGCTGTTGGTGGTATAAGCGGGGCACACATTAACCCTGCAGTGACACTTGGACTTGCGGCTGTTGGAGATTTTGCTTGGTCAAAAGTTCCTTTGTACATTACAGCCCAAATGATTGGAGCGTTTCTCGGTGCAGTCGTTGTATTTTTTCATTACCTACCACACTGGAAAGTTACCGAAGATAAAGGGGCAAAGCTGGCTGTATTCTCAACTGACCCTGCGATTAGAAGCTTGCCTGCGAACTTAGTAAGTGAAGTGATTGGTACATTTGTGCTTGTGTTAGGAATTCTTGCAATTGGGGCAAATAAATTTACAGAAGGGTTAAACCCCTTAATTGTAGGCTTTCTAATTGTTTCAATTGGTATGTCTCTTGGCGGAACAACAGGGTATGCGATTAATCCAGCTCGTGATTTAGGTCCGCGCATTGCTCATTATTTACTACCTATAATCGGAAAAGGTAGTTCAGATTGGAGCTATGCATGGGTTCCTATTGTTGGTCCGATCATTGGTGGTATTTATGGCGGCTTGTTCTATCAAGCAGTTTTCAAAGGTGAAATTACGACAATGTTTTATGTCTTTTCAATTATTGTTGTAGCCCTATTTGCAGTTGCAATTTTAGGAGAAAAAAGTGATGCTAAAACGAAGAGGGTAGCGAAAGAAGAAGCGGCAGAAATTCATCAAAATTAG
- the glpK gene encoding glycerol kinase GlpK: MEKKYILALDQGTTSSRAILFNKDGEIVHSAQKEFQQYFPHPGWVEHNANEIWSSILSVIASVLSESGASATEIAGIGITNQRETTVVWDKKTGKPIYNAIVWQSRQTADICEELKAKEHNKLFRNKTGLLIDAYFSGTKVKWILDNVEGAREKAENGELLFGTIDTWLIWKLSGGKAHVTDYSNASRTLMYNIYEQKWDDELLDILDVPKSMLPEVRSSSEVYGETIDYHFFGYNVPISGAAGDQQSALFGQACFEEGMAKNTYGTGCFMLMNTGDKAVTSENGLLTTIAWGLDGKVEYALEGSIFVAGSAIQWLRDGLRMFNDAADSEKYATRVESTDGVYVVPAFVGLGTPYWDSDVRGAVFGITRGTEKEHFVRATLESLAYQTKDVLGAMEADSGISLKTLRVDGGAVKNNFLSQFQSDILNVPVERPVINETTALGAAYLAGLAVGFWKDKSEIASQWHLEKQFEPKMQEHQREELYKGWKKAVKATMAFK, from the coding sequence ATGGAAAAGAAGTATATTCTTGCACTTGATCAAGGTACAACAAGCTCACGCGCCATTTTATTTAATAAAGATGGTGAGATTGTTCATAGCGCTCAGAAAGAGTTTCAGCAATATTTCCCACATCCAGGGTGGGTGGAGCATAATGCAAATGAAATCTGGAGTTCTATTCTTTCTGTTATCGCAAGTGTTCTATCAGAATCTGGAGCCTCAGCTACAGAAATCGCAGGTATCGGTATTACAAATCAGCGTGAAACGACAGTTGTATGGGACAAGAAAACAGGCAAACCAATTTATAACGCTATCGTATGGCAGTCTCGACAAACAGCTGACATTTGTGAAGAACTGAAAGCGAAAGAACATAATAAATTATTCCGTAATAAGACAGGGTTACTTATAGATGCGTACTTCTCTGGAACGAAAGTAAAGTGGATATTGGATAATGTAGAAGGTGCACGGGAAAAAGCTGAAAATGGCGAGCTTCTATTCGGTACCATTGATACTTGGCTTATTTGGAAGCTTTCTGGCGGTAAGGCGCATGTAACGGATTATTCAAATGCATCACGGACATTGATGTACAATATTTATGAACAGAAGTGGGACGATGAACTTCTTGACATCCTTGATGTTCCGAAATCAATGCTTCCAGAGGTACGTTCTTCTTCTGAGGTGTATGGAGAAACAATTGATTACCATTTTTTCGGTTATAACGTGCCGATTTCAGGGGCAGCTGGTGATCAACAGTCTGCACTTTTCGGACAAGCTTGCTTTGAAGAAGGAATGGCGAAGAATACGTACGGAACTGGATGCTTTATGCTGATGAATACAGGTGATAAGGCTGTAACCTCTGAAAATGGCCTGCTGACAACAATCGCCTGGGGACTTGACGGAAAAGTTGAATATGCCCTTGAAGGAAGTATTTTTGTAGCAGGCTCTGCTATTCAATGGCTTCGCGATGGTCTGCGTATGTTCAATGATGCAGCAGACAGTGAGAAGTACGCCACACGTGTAGAGTCAACAGACGGTGTCTATGTCGTACCAGCCTTCGTAGGACTCGGAACGCCTTATTGGGATAGTGATGTGCGTGGAGCGGTATTTGGAATTACACGCGGCACGGAAAAGGAGCACTTTGTCCGAGCAACACTTGAATCACTTGCATACCAAACGAAAGATGTGTTAGGTGCAATGGAAGCTGATTCAGGTATTTCATTGAAAACTTTACGAGTAGATGGCGGTGCAGTAAAAAACAATTTCTTAAGCCAATTCCAATCTGATATTTTAAATGTACCAGTGGAACGCCCTGTTATTAATGAAACAACTGCCTTAGGAGCGGCTTATTTAGCTGGGTTAGCAGTTGGTTTCTGGAAAGATAAGAGTGAAATTGCGTCACAATGGCATTTAGAGAAACAGTTTGAGCCGAAGATGCAAGAGCACCAACGAGAAGAGCTGTATAAGGGCTGGAAGAAAGCTGTTAAGGCAACAATGGCATTTAAATAA
- a CDS encoding glycerol-3-phosphate dehydrogenase/oxidase, producing MKRTFSSIERNKVKTELKDNEYDVLVIGGGITGAGIALDAASRGMKTALVEMQDFAAGTSSRSTKLVHGGLRYLKQFEVKMVAEVGKERAIVYENGPHVTTPEWMMLPIYEGGTFGKFSTSVGLRVYDYLAGVKRSERRSMLSREETLRREPNLKKNGLKGSGYYVEYRTDDARLTIEVMKKAVEYGALPLNYAKVEGFEYENGKVVGVHVADQLREEPFTIRAKKVINAAGPWVDLLRDKDNSKKGKTLHHTKGVHLVFDHSVFPLQQAVYFDTPDGRMVFAIPRDGKTYVGTTDTEYKGDLAHPRMTKEDRDYILDAIQFMFPDIHVTEDDVESSWTGLRPLIHEEGKDPSEISRKDEIFFSDSGLITIAGGKLTGYRKMAEHVVNVVAKQFKEEGYKAFNTCQTKNMPISGGEIGGSDKLDAFVETKVAEGMKLGLDLQEAELLARRYGSNIDTIYDYMKSFDTEAYPKLNSSIFAQLKYAIEQEAAATLGDFFIRRSGALFFDINWVKQWEEAVSDYMKDKLGWTEEETERYKEELHTELNDALVSPEEENNSTRKAI from the coding sequence ATGAAACGAACATTTTCTAGTATAGAGCGAAATAAAGTGAAAACTGAGTTAAAAGATAACGAATATGATGTACTTGTCATTGGAGGCGGGATTACTGGCGCAGGTATTGCCCTTGATGCAGCAAGTCGGGGAATGAAGACGGCACTAGTTGAAATGCAGGACTTTGCAGCCGGAACATCCAGCCGTTCAACAAAATTAGTTCACGGTGGTCTGCGCTACTTAAAACAATTTGAAGTGAAGATGGTTGCAGAAGTTGGGAAAGAGCGTGCAATTGTGTATGAAAATGGTCCACATGTAACAACACCAGAGTGGATGATGCTTCCGATTTATGAAGGTGGTACATTCGGGAAATTCAGTACATCTGTTGGCTTACGTGTGTATGATTATCTTGCAGGTGTTAAGCGAAGTGAGCGTCGTTCTATGTTGTCACGTGAAGAAACATTGCGTCGTGAACCGAACTTGAAGAAAAACGGTTTAAAAGGAAGCGGGTATTATGTTGAATATCGGACAGATGATGCTCGCTTAACGATAGAAGTAATGAAAAAAGCTGTTGAATATGGTGCTCTGCCTTTGAATTATGCAAAGGTTGAAGGCTTCGAATATGAAAACGGAAAAGTCGTCGGCGTTCATGTAGCCGATCAACTTCGCGAAGAACCATTTACAATTCGTGCAAAGAAGGTTATTAATGCAGCAGGTCCATGGGTAGATTTGCTTCGTGATAAGGATAACTCTAAGAAAGGAAAGACACTACATCATACAAAAGGCGTTCATCTTGTCTTTGATCATTCTGTATTTCCTCTACAGCAAGCTGTCTATTTTGATACACCAGATGGGCGCATGGTCTTTGCGATTCCGCGTGATGGAAAGACGTATGTGGGCACAACTGATACAGAATACAAAGGAGATCTCGCTCATCCACGTATGACTAAAGAAGACAGGGATTATATTTTAGATGCGATTCAATTTATGTTTCCAGATATCCATGTAACTGAGGATGATGTTGAATCAAGCTGGACAGGGCTTCGTCCACTTATCCATGAGGAAGGAAAAGATCCGTCTGAAATCTCTCGTAAGGATGAGATCTTCTTCTCAGATTCAGGCCTCATTACAATTGCAGGCGGAAAACTGACAGGTTATCGAAAAATGGCTGAGCATGTTGTCAATGTGGTTGCAAAGCAGTTTAAGGAAGAAGGTTATAAAGCATTTAATACGTGTCAGACGAAGAACATGCCAATTTCAGGCGGAGAAATCGGTGGTTCAGATAAGCTGGATGCATTTGTAGAAACGAAAGTAGCAGAAGGCATGAAGTTAGGGTTAGATCTTCAGGAGGCTGAATTACTTGCACGCCGTTACGGTTCAAATATTGATACTATTTACGACTATATGAAGTCTTTTGATACGGAGGCCTATCCAAAACTTAATTCATCAATCTTTGCACAGTTAAAATATGCGATAGAGCAAGAGGCGGCAGCAACGCTTGGGGACTTCTTTATCCGCCGTTCTGGTGCATTATTCTTCGACATTAATTGGGTCAAACAGTGGGAAGAAGCTGTATCCGATTATATGAAAGATAAGCTTGGCTGGACTGAAGAGGAGACGGAACGATATAAGGAAGAATTGCATACAGAGTTGAATGATGCACTTGTTTCTCCAGAAGAAGAAAACAATTCCACAAGAAAAGCGATATAA
- a CDS encoding phospho-sugar mutase encodes MSWREKYERWQNASLEEEWKALLTEYAGDEKKLEDCFYKELEFGTGGMRGEIGPGTNRMNTYTIRKASEGLARYIEEHGEEAKKRGVAIAYDSRRKSPEFALEAAKTLGKHGIQTYVFDSLRPTPELSFAVRYLNAFSGIVITASHNPPEYNGYKVYGEDGGQLPPEPANAVIRKVNEVDNELEVEVADEEALKNEGLLKMIGAQIDKAYTEQLKTISLQPELFAKNKVKTVFTPLHGTANLPVRAGFEALGYTNYTVVAEQEKPDSEFSTVASPNPEEHAAFKLAIRDGEAEGADLLIATDPDADRLGIAVKDPDGDYIVLTGNQTGGLLLEYLLSQKQTKGILPENGVVMKTIVTSELGRHIAHQYQLEAIDTLTGFKFIGEKIKEYEQSKQYTFQFGYEESYGYLIGDFARDKDAVQAALLAVEVCAHYKEKGMTLYQALMQLFEKYGYFKEDLVSMTLKGKEGAEQIDHILTSFRNEPPKEIAEQAILIQEDYRSQQRLLMKENVTETLTLPKANVLKYFLEDGSWFCLRPSGTEPKVKFYFGVKGDSLQDSYDKLDKLKTAVMSRIDEILTITK; translated from the coding sequence ATGAGCTGGAGAGAAAAATATGAACGCTGGCAGAATGCTTCGTTAGAAGAAGAATGGAAAGCTCTTTTAACAGAGTATGCGGGTGATGAAAAAAAACTTGAGGATTGCTTTTATAAGGAACTAGAGTTTGGAACAGGTGGTATGCGTGGGGAGATTGGTCCTGGGACGAACCGTATGAATACATATACGATTCGAAAAGCCTCAGAAGGGCTCGCGCGTTATATTGAGGAGCATGGTGAGGAAGCAAAAAAACGTGGTGTAGCAATTGCATATGATTCACGTCGTAAATCACCAGAATTTGCACTTGAAGCTGCCAAAACACTCGGCAAGCACGGTATTCAAACATATGTTTTTGACTCCTTGCGTCCGACTCCGGAGCTCTCATTTGCTGTCCGCTATTTAAATGCTTTTTCTGGTATTGTCATTACAGCTAGTCATAATCCGCCTGAATACAATGGATATAAAGTATATGGGGAAGATGGGGGACAGCTGCCACCTGAACCTGCCAACGCAGTAATTAGAAAAGTAAACGAAGTTGATAATGAATTAGAAGTTGAAGTTGCCGATGAAGAAGCTTTAAAAAATGAAGGGCTTTTAAAAATGATCGGTGCTCAAATTGATAAAGCATATACAGAACAATTAAAAACGATTTCACTTCAACCAGAACTATTTGCTAAGAACAAAGTTAAAACGGTGTTTACGCCGCTTCATGGTACGGCAAACCTTCCAGTTCGCGCTGGATTTGAAGCGCTTGGTTATACAAATTATACAGTGGTTGCTGAACAAGAGAAGCCTGATAGTGAATTTTCAACGGTTGCTTCTCCAAATCCTGAAGAGCATGCCGCATTTAAATTAGCCATCCGAGATGGGGAAGCAGAAGGAGCAGATCTTTTAATTGCTACTGATCCCGATGCTGATCGACTTGGAATTGCGGTAAAGGACCCAGATGGCGATTATATCGTGTTAACTGGAAATCAAACAGGTGGACTCCTTTTGGAATATTTATTATCCCAAAAACAAACGAAAGGTATTTTACCTGAAAATGGCGTCGTTATGAAAACAATTGTAACTTCTGAATTGGGTAGACATATTGCTCATCAATATCAATTAGAGGCAATTGATACACTGACTGGATTTAAATTTATTGGCGAGAAGATTAAAGAGTATGAGCAGTCTAAACAATACACATTCCAGTTTGGTTACGAAGAGAGTTACGGATATCTTATTGGTGACTTTGCACGTGACAAAGATGCTGTCCAAGCCGCGCTTCTTGCAGTTGAAGTATGTGCGCATTATAAAGAAAAGGGTATGACGCTTTATCAAGCATTGATGCAGCTTTTTGAAAAGTATGGTTATTTCAAGGAAGACCTCGTTTCCATGACATTGAAAGGAAAAGAAGGCGCTGAACAAATCGACCATATTCTTACTTCTTTCCGTAATGAACCACCAAAGGAAATAGCAGAACAGGCGATTCTTATTCAAGAAGATTACCGTTCCCAACAGCGCTTACTAATGAAAGAAAACGTAACAGAAACGCTCACCCTTCCAAAAGCTAATGTCTTAAAATACTTCCTTGAAGATGGTTCCTGGTTCTGCTTACGACCTTCAGGAACAGAACCGAAAGTGAAGTTTTACTTTGGAGTGAAAGGCGATTCACTTCAAGATAGCTATGACAAGCTTGATAAACTGAAAACAGCTGTGATGAGCAGAATCGATGAAATTTTAACAATAACGAAATAA
- a CDS encoding YhdB family protein: MNSVDYDRALYYMYRNEWDNLMLLMVRTKDDFLSKKIEHFLHAFHFEHEAKELQHTTDSLFEYLDHALDIAPIDVSTIADY; encoded by the coding sequence ATGAACTCAGTCGATTACGACCGTGCATTGTACTATATGTATCGAAATGAATGGGATAACTTAATGTTGTTAATGGTCCGTACAAAAGACGATTTTCTTTCAAAAAAGATTGAACATTTCTTACATGCCTTTCACTTCGAACATGAAGCAAAGGAACTTCAACATACAACAGATTCACTATTTGAGTACCTTGATCACGCGTTAGATATTGCACCAATTGATGTTTCAACAATTGCCGATTATTAA
- a CDS encoding DUF5370 family protein — MGAYEREGYQFEVEFSQVQQKGAMHVYKNGEYKQELPFYFQGHFPNNDQMEELIEQYLSSNRQ; from the coding sequence ATGGGGGCATACGAACGAGAAGGCTACCAGTTTGAGGTGGAATTCAGTCAGGTCCAACAAAAAGGTGCTATGCATGTATACAAAAACGGTGAGTATAAGCAGGAGCTACCATTTTATTTCCAAGGACACTTTCCAAATAATGACCAAATGGAAGAGCTAATCGAACAATACTTGTCATCAAATCGTCAATAA
- a CDS encoding type 1 glutamine amidotransferase domain-containing protein: MSKVAKIAVLMTSMFEDVEYTDPVQALKDDGHELKVISDEKGKTIKGKQGEEEVTVDEGIDNISPEVFDALLLPGGFSPDILRGDERFVEFVKHFMYANKPVFAICHGPQLLITAGTLSGRSVTGFKSIHVDLKNAGANVFDEEVVVCGKLVTSREPKDIPAFNKTIGEVLRKEYS, translated from the coding sequence ATGAGTAAAGTAGCAAAAATCGCAGTTCTGATGACAAGCATGTTTGAAGATGTTGAATATACAGATCCAGTACAAGCATTAAAAGACGATGGTCACGAACTTAAAGTGATCAGTGATGAAAAAGGTAAAACAATAAAAGGTAAGCAAGGTGAAGAAGAAGTAACAGTTGATGAAGGCATTGATAACATTTCTCCAGAAGTATTTGATGCATTGTTGCTTCCTGGCGGCTTTTCACCTGATATTCTTCGCGGAGACGAACGGTTCGTAGAATTTGTCAAACATTTCATGTATGCAAATAAACCAGTGTTTGCGATTTGTCATGGCCCGCAGCTACTTATTACAGCAGGTACACTTTCAGGTCGAAGTGTAACAGGATTTAAATCCATTCATGTTGACTTAAAAAATGCTGGTGCCAATGTCTTTGACGAAGAAGTCGTCGTTTGCGGTAAATTAGTTACAAGTCGTGAACCGAAAGATATTCCGGCGTTCAATAAAACGATCGGTGAAGTGTTACGAAAAGAATACTCCTAA